The Amaranthus tricolor cultivar Red isolate AtriRed21 chromosome 6, ASM2621246v1, whole genome shotgun sequence genome has a segment encoding these proteins:
- the LOC130815720 gene encoding abscisic acid receptor PYL12-like — MVNHGQFHHHHRCSGSILQTINAPLPLVWSIIKQFDQPHVFKKLVKTCTLISGSGEVGSIRRVCFTSGLPGKTSIERLEKIDEEHHELVYRVIDGDHKLVNFQATTSCSEVEDENGIGNKKTLVEECYTVDVPEDSNEEDTRYFANTIIELNLKNLATVVERMVSTK, encoded by the coding sequence ATGGTCAATCACGGTCAATTTCATCACCACCACCGATGCAGTGGCTCGATCTTACAAACCATCAACGCACCACTCCCACTGGTATGGTCGATCATTAAGCAATTTGACCAACCCCATGTATTCAAAAAACTAGTTAAAACCTGTACTCTAATATCCGGGTCGGGCGAAGTTGGATCGATTCGAAGGGTTTGTTTTACATCGGGTCTACCCGGAAAAACTAGCATTGAAAGGCTGGAGAAGATTGATGAAGAGCACCATGAGTTAGTGTATAGGGTTATTGATGGAGACCATAAACTTGTTAATTTTCAAGCAACTACTTCGTGTAGTGAGGTAGAAGATGAAAATGGAATTGGGAATAAAAAGACGTTAGTAGAAGAATGCTATACGGTTGATGTACCGGAAGATAGCAATGAGGAGGATACACGTTATTTTGCTAATACTATTATTGAGCTTAATCTTAAGAATTTGGCTACTGTTGTGGAAAGAATGGTTTctaccaaataa
- the LOC130815314 gene encoding low-temperature-induced cysteine proteinase-like, producing MGTYIPTHYSFLLLLISISFSVYLLRAELPGQYSITGFGYGPEVLQSGNLMTQLFQEWREKHGKLYEKDEDKVKAYENFKRSVEYVIEKNSNENGFKVGLTRFADMSNDEFKEKYFSKKKSPSVLGSMMNYSSRSYVSMCDAPRSLDWRKKGVVTKVKNQGQCGSCWAFSATGAIESINAINTGELISLSEQELVDCDRIDDGCDGGIMQNAFEWVMATGGIDTEDAYPYTGVKSACIGSKVANKVVSIDGYENVDISESALLCAVVNQPVTVALQGSTFDFQLYYGGIYEGVCSSNPSDVDHAVLIVGYGSENGKDYWIVKNSWGESWGMNGYMHLRRNTNLPFGVCGVNYQASYPTQIPSSPSPFPSPSSPPPPPPSPPPPPPPPPPPHIPPLPPKPPVPPPPIPTICGDFSYCPPGQTCCCILEIFNYCFMYGCCGFPHAVCCADDNSCCPHEFPICDTRAGLCLKNPGDFLGVAAKKKEIAKLKLPWTNKFEGSEKINTHEPLQLVKNRFASMR from the exons ATGGGAACATATATACCAACCCATTATTCCTTTCTCCTTTTACTCATATCCATCTCTTTCTCAGTGTACCTACTTCGGGCCGAACTTCCGGGCCAGTACTCCATAACCGGGTTTGGATATGGACCCGAAGTTTTGCAGTCAGGGAATTTGATGACCCAGCTTTTCCAAGAATGGAGGGAGAAGCATGGGAAGTTATACGAAAAAGATGAAGATAAGGTTAAGGCTTATGAGAATTTTAAACGAAGTGTTGAGTATGTTATTGAGAAAAACTCGAATGAAAACGGGTTTAAGGTCGGGTTGACCCGTTTTGCTGATATGAGTAATGATGAGTTTAAGGAGAAGTATTTTAGTAAGAAGAAGAGTCCTTCTGTTTTAGGTTCGATGATGAATTATTCGAGTCGGAGCTACGTTAGTATGTGTGATGCTCCACGGTCTTTGGATTGGAGAAAGAAAGGGGTGGTTACTAAAGTCAAAAATCAAGGTCAATGTG GGAGCTGTTGGGCATTCTCTGCAACCGGAGCCATAGAATCAATCAATGCAATAAACACAGGAGAACTAATAAGCCTATCAGAACAAGAATTAGTAGATTGTGATAGAATTGATGATGGTTGTGATGGTGGTATTATGCAAAATGCTTTTGAATGGGTCATGGCTACTGGTGGTATTGACACTGAAGATGCCTACCCTTATACTGGTGTTAAAAGTGCCTGTATTGGTAGCAAG GTGGCAAACAAAGTGGTAAGCATAGATGGTTATGAAAATGTTGACATATCAGAAAGTGCTCTTTTGTGTGCTGTGGTTAACCAACCTGTTACTGTTGCTCTCCAAGGATCTACATTTGATTTTCAACTATATTATGGA GGTATCTATGAAGGTGTATGTTCAAGCAACCCAAGTGACGTTGACCACGCAGTACTGATAGTTGGGTATGGTTCTGAAAATGGAAAAGACTACTGGATTGTGAAAAACTCCTGGGGAGAATCATGGGGAATGAATGGATACATGCACTTAAGAAGGAACACTAACTTACCCTTTGGTGTTTGTGGAGTTAACTATCAAGCTTCCTATCCAACCCAAATCCCTTCTTCCCCTTCTCCATTTCCTTCACCATCTTCTCCTCCGCCGCCGCCGCCATCGCCTcctcctccaccaccaccaccaccaccaccacataTACCTCCTTTGCCGCCGAAACCACCAGTCCCACCACCTCCCATTCCTACAATATGTGGTGATTTTTCATATTGTCCACCAGGACAAACATGTTGTTGCATATTAGAGATTTTTAACTATTGTTTCATGTATGGTTGTTGTGGGTTCCCTCATGCTGTTTGTTGTGCTGATGATAACTCTTGTTGTCCTCATGAGTTTCCTATTTGTGATACCCGTGCTGGATTGTGTCTCAAG AACCCAGGAGACTTCCTTGGAGTGGCTGCAAAGAAAAAGGAGATAGCAAAACTAAAGTTACCATGGACTAACAAGTTTGAAGGCAGTGAGAAGATAAATACACATGAACCTCTTCAGTTGGTGAAAAACCGGTTTGCTTCTATGCGTTGA
- the LOC130815378 gene encoding uncharacterized protein LOC130815378, translating into MEKKQLNFSAPLMSARRYSSPLRSSGEDNKRDSPPNHPNSICTQRSDVNLGEVVKPGSVPFIWEQIPGKAKGGNESKVHSPQEVPTTPRVPPTMPFPPGKKSVDLNGFRTPNMLSGELVILRPRNKFSGELNTLRPNKLSGEFKTLSAKFPSSISGVARWESSKEGTEINEESSESENDDATFSDAIETFSQHESFSINCSVSGLSASERPETKRPDNPPTDPKARDFMMNRFLSAAKAMTLEPSQYATRKQLVAVEQAKEVKALVPRAMTPPPNGNVYNIVPYTGQDIGSEDESDDEEDSYDGRSALSVKVKACRFLPWFCSKNSLRLVNPLPSMKDRSKSALSSASKLSKLVKSKSWRSPSHKMVKDPYSNPKQKVSQVHKSCELQKPPTYTRPMFYSGELQTRSGSPYRTSRRSIASPFQNESPHNLYQKGVGFLAVPRRVDSFEDTRSENPQKGSKRFEEHSRKTRNPCTRTPAQKKHVESVNITKVSYSILNLPKNKRQTVDKSIEEAVKLEYGGRLALMKARAMTESEKQNTNSCRELVLVSADDTSIVQSSLTPPLPKSPSESWLSRQLPSASPRVSPRNSVSYSSLNSKLLSRNQNVKPPTSGAKWETIVKSSHLRKDYGRYSEELVTRVSQQPRIWK; encoded by the exons ATGGAGAAAAAACAGCTTAATTTTAGTGCCCCATTAATGTCTGCAAGGAGATATTCATCACCATTACGTTCTTCGGGTGAAGACAACAAAAGGGATTCTCCTCCCAATCATCCAAACTCGATTTGTACTCAACGATCAGATGTAAACTTGGGAGAGGTAGTGAAACCAGGTTCTGTTCCTTTCATTTGGGAACAAATTCCTGGGAAGGCAAAAGGAGGAAATGAATCTAAGGTACATAGCCCTCAAGAGGTTCCTACAACTCCTAGGGTTCCTCCTACAATGCCATTTCCTCCCGGTAAAAAATCAGTTGACTTGAACGGATTCAGAACACCCAATATGTTATCCGGGGAGTTGGTAATTCTTAGACCTCGAAACAAGTTTTCGGGGGAGCTTAACACCCTTCGACCTAACAAACTTTCGGGGGAGTTTAAGACATTAAGTGCAAAATTCCCCTCGTCGATTAGTGGGGTGGCTAGATGGGAAAGTTCGAAAGAAGGGACTGAAATAAACGAAGAAAGCTCTGAGTCAGAAAATGATGATGCTACGTTCTCTGATGCAATCGAGACGTTTTCTCAGCACGAGTCCTTTTCGATTAACTGTAGTGTTAGTGGTTTGAGTGCATCAGAACGTCCTGAGACCAAACGTCCTGATAACCCTCCTACTGATCCAAAAGCTCGCGATTTTATGATGAACCGATTCTTATCTGCAGCTAAGGCAATGACCCTCGAGCCATCTCAGTACGCGACTAGGAAGCAACTTGTTGCTGTTGAGCAAGCTAAAGAGGTAAAAGCATTGGTTCCTAGAGCTATGACACCTCCACCTAATGGAAATGTGTACAACATTGTACCTTATACCGGTCAGGATATCGGGTCAGAAGAcgaaagtgatgatgaagaagatagCTACGATGGGAGGAGTGCTCTATCTGTAAAAGTAAAAGCTTGTAGATTCCTTCCATGGTTTTGCTCGAAGAACTCCTTGCGTCTTGTTAATCCACTACCATCCATGAAGGATAGATCGAAAAGTGCTCTTTCTTCTGCTAGTAAACTAAGCAAATTGGTTAAAAGCAAATCTTGGAGATCTCCTAGTCATAAGATGGTTAAG GATCCATATAGTAACCCAAAGCAGAAGGTCAGTCAAGTGCACAAAAGTTGTGAGCTGCAGAAGCCTCCAACGTATACCAGGCCTATGTTCTACTCAGGGGAGTTGCAGACTAGAAGCGGCTCTCCCTACCGAACTTCTAGAAGGAGCATTGCCTCTCCTTTTCAGAACGAATCACCTCATAATCTCTACCAAAAGGGTGTCGGGTTTCTGGCTGTTCCAAGACGGGTTGATTCCTTTGAGGATACTCGATCAGAGAATCCTCAAAAGGGTTCAAAAAGATTTGAGGAACATAGTCGGAAGACAAGGAATCCGTGCACAAGAACCCCGGCACAGAAAAAACATGTAGAGTCCGTAAATATCACTAAAGTCTCTTATTCAATTTTGAACTTACCGAAGAACAAGAGGCAGACAGTCGATAAATCCATCGAAGAGGCGGTAAAACTAGAGTATGGAGGGCGGTTGGCGCTTATGAAGGCGAGAGCCATGACTGAATCGGAGAAACAAAACACAAACAGCTGCAGGGAGCTTGTTCTGGTGTCTGCAGATGACACTAGCATTGTGCAGTCATCTCTTACACCCCCATTACCGAAATCACCATCAGAATCTTGGCTTTCTCGTCAACTGCCTTCAGCTTCACCTCGAGTTTCACCTAGGAACTCGGTTTCTTACTCTAGTCTTAACTCTAAGCTTTTATCTAGGAACCAAAACGTCAAACCGCCAACTTCTGGTGCGAAATGGGAAACGATTGTTAAGAGTTCTCATTTGCGCAAAGATTATGGGCGTTACTCGGAG GAACTGGTAACTCGCGTTTCTCAGCAACCTCGGATATGGAAGTGA
- the LOC130815446 gene encoding cysteine protease XCP1-like, producing the protein MDTHKSIRHHLPSQSLLFFTLFSLFQSCLCWTGLSVQYSITGFEPEYLQSENRMMELFQQWKKKHGKSYENSEELMNRFQNFKCNLKYIVERNSNRSGNSMGLNRFSDMSNEEFREKYIGKVKGLVELSQRKHTRARSVLMCDAPPSLDWREKEVVTPVKDQGVSGSSWVFSSIGAIEGINAINKGELVTFSEQELLSFNKSNYDGKGGHIRNAFEWVINNGGVVSEANCPYTTADGTCSTTKAVNSIVHIDGYGNVEESDTALMCATVNQPIRVGIDASSIDFQLYTGGIYAGSCSSNPADITHAVLIVGYGSEGDTDYWIVKNSWGTTWGMDGYIYIKRNTNLTYGVCAIHALASYPIQTTSAKSPSSAPSDSPPLPPQLAPPNPSPLPSAPAPSPPLTPPSPTPSSPSPPPLSPPPPPPTPSPTPSHKCGSLSYCLPGQTCCCLYEFLGFCLIQGCCDYSNAVCCPESDYCCPVEYPICEADTGLCLKNYEDKLGVAMKKKKWAKHILSLNKHEESAGDVTYQTLKWRRNWFAAIR; encoded by the exons ATGGATACCCATAAATCAATCCGCCATCATCTTCCTTCGCAATCGCTGCTCTTCTTTACACTATTCTCTCTCTTCCAATCATGTCTCTGCTGGACCGGCCTCTCGGTTCAGTACTCCATTACAGGCTTCGAACCGGAATACCTTCAATCAGAGAACCGGATGATGGAGTTGTTTCAACAATGGAAGAAAAAACATGGGAAGTCATACGAAAACAGTGAGGAATTAATGAACCGTTTTCAGAATTTCAAGTGTAATTTGAAATACATCGTAGAGAGAAACTCGAACCGGAGTGGGAATTCTATGGGTTTAAACCGGTTCAGTGATATGAGCAATGAAGAGTTTAGGGAGAAGTATATAGGGAAGGTGAAAGGCTTGGTTGAGTTGAGTCAACGGAAGCATACGCGCGCGCGGTCAGTGTTAATGTGTGACGCGCCGCCGTCTTTGGATTGGAGAGAAAAGGAAGTGGTTACTCCGGTCAAAGATCAAGGTGTTAGTG GAAGCTCCTGGGTGTTCTCTTCTATTGGTGCCATTGAAGGAATCAACGCAATCAATAAAGGAGAACTAGTTACCTTCTCAGAGCAAGAGCTCTTGAGCTTCAACAAGAGTAATTATGACGGTAAAGGGGGACACATTCGAAATGCATTTGAGTGGGTCATAAACAATGGTGGTGTTGTTAGTGAAGCTAATTGTCCTTACACCACAGCTGATGGTACCTGTTCTACCACCAAG GCTGTGAACAGTATAGTACACATTGATGGCTATGGAAATGTGGAAGAATCAGATACTGCTCTCATGTGTGCCACTGTTAATCAGCCAATAAGAGTTGGTATCGATGCATCCTCTATCGATTTTCAGCTATATACTGGG GGAATCTACGCTGGTTCTTGCTCGAGCAATCCAGCTGACATTACTCATGCTGTCTTGATTGTTGGCTATGGCTCGGAAGGGGACACCGATTATTGGATAGTGAAGAACTCTTGGGGCACTACTTGGGGAATGGATGGCTAcatttacataaaaagaaacaCAAACTTAACCTATGGTGTTTGTGCAATTCATGCCTTAGCTTCTTACCCAATACAGACAACTTCAGCCAAATCTCCATCTTCTGCTCCATCAGATTCGCCGCCTTTACCTCCACAGCTCGCTCCACCAAATCCTTCACCACTTCCTTCTGCTCCTGCTCCTTCACCACCACTGACACCTCCCTCTCCAACACCATCTTCTCCCTCGCCTCCTCCTCTGTcacctcctcctcctcctcctacCCCGTCTCCCACTCCATCTCATAAATGTGGGTCATTATCTTACTGTCTGCCGGGCCAGACTTGCTGTTGCCTCTAcgagtttttagggttttgtctAATACAAGGTTGCTGTGATTATAGCAATGCCGTTTGCTGCCCTGAATCAGACTATTGTTGCCCTGTCGAATATCCCATTTGTGAAGCTGATACTGGACTATGCTTGAAG AATTATGAAGATAAACTTGGTGTTGCGATGAAGAAAAAGAAGTGGGCGAAGCACATATTATCCTTGAATAAACATGAAGAAAGTGCTGGGGATGTTACTTATCAGACCCTCAAATGGAGGAGAAACTGGTTTGCAGCAATTCGATGA
- the LOC130815719 gene encoding abscisic acid receptor PYL12-like — translation MGLPALQATNQGYININIPSKSKQCSFSVEQAINAPLEVVWSIVRQFHNPKAYKLFIRSSSSDGSTNNLGSFCNITHVSGFPATTSIERLDELNDDMHFMVFSLVGGDHSRRLANYKARLSVEQEGATKSEIRTIVRQRYTVDVPQDSNEEDTRLFVDTLVGLNLKSLARIAEQMIP, via the coding sequence ATGGGGTTACCAGCATTACAAGCAACAAATCAaggatatattaatattaatatacctTCTAAATCAAAACAATGCAGTTTTAGCGTAGAACAAGCCATAAACGCACCATTAGAAGTAGTATGGTCAATAGTACGACAATTTCACAACCCAAAAGCCTATAAATTGTTCATTAGATCATCTTCTTCAGACGGTTCTACCAATAATTTAGGCTCATTTTGCAACATAACCCATGTAAGTGGCTTCCCAGCAACCACAAGCATCGAGCGGCTCGACGAGCTTAACGACGATATGCATTTTATGGTGTTTAGTCTTGTGGGTGGTGACCATAGTCGTCGTCTAGCTAACTATAAAGCTAGGCTGTCCGTCGAACAAGAAGGTGCGACGAAAAGCGAAATAAGGACGATTGTAAGGCAAAGATATACTGTTGATGTGCCGCAAGATAGTAACGAGGAGGATACTCGGTTGTTTGTTGATACGCTTGTTGGTCTTAATCTTAAATCTTTGGCTAGGATTGCCGAGCAAATGATTCCTtag